A window of Fragaria vesca subsp. vesca linkage group LG7, FraVesHawaii_1.0, whole genome shotgun sequence contains these coding sequences:
- the LOC101302487 gene encoding uncharacterized protein LOC101302487: MLHSQRSIPTNRPLQQPLKANMGKQDTTKTGGATSSTTGVLHDEEVAKLFQALIQMASRELDGTNRTLKYLKLLLSLSPTEYTGNLESSSEALDWLRRVKKCFNVIDVPGDLRVVFAAYTLTGAADYRWEFVESTRDVESMTWDDFEQIFLNREGGALSTRVEAFHPGGFMWL; this comes from the exons ATGTTACATTCCCAGAGAAGCATCCCAACAAATCGTCCTCTTCAACAACCGCTCAAAGCTAATATGGGCAAG CAAGATACAACTAAAACAGGTGGAGCTACTTCTTCCACTACTGGGGTTCTACATGATGAGGAGGTGGCTAAGCTGTTTCAAGCCTTAATACAAATGGCCTCCCGCGAGCTTGATGGCACAAACAGGACGCTGAAATATTTGAAGTTGCTCCTTAGTCTGTCACCCACGGAGTACACAGGAAATCTTGAGAGTTCATCGGAAGCGCTGGATTGGCTACGAAGGGTAAAGAAATGTTTCAATGTTATTGATGTACCTGGAGACCTAAGAGTTGTGTTTGCTGCCTATACTCTTACTGGAGCGGCTGACTACCGGTGGGAATTTGTTGAAAGTACCAGGGATGTGGAATCCATGACTTGGGATGACTTTGAGCAGATATTTTTGAATAG AGAGGGCGGAGCACTTTCAACGCGGGTTGAGGCCTTCCATCCGGGTGGCTTTATGTGGTTGTAA
- the LOC101303061 gene encoding nascent polypeptide-associated complex subunit alpha-like protein-like: MTAQTQEELLAAHLEQQTIDPDQPTVEEEDDDDEDEDDDDDKDDDEVEDGEASGRSKQSRSEKKSRKAMLKLGMKSIPGVSRVTVKKSKNILFVISKPDVFKSPTSDTYVIFGEAKIEDLSSQLQTQAAEQFKAPDLSHVISKPETSAISQDDEDVDETGVEPKDIELVMTQAGVSRPKAVKALKAADGDIVSAIMELTN; encoded by the exons ATGACTGCCCAGACCCAGGAAGAGCTCCTCGCTGCCCATCTCGAACAGCAAACCATCGAT CCTGATCAGCCTACAGTTGAGGAGGAAGATGACGACGACGAAGATGAGGATGACGATGATGACAAGGATGATGATGAAGTTGAGG ATGGGGAAGCGAGTGGCAGGTCAAAGCAAAGTAGAAGTGAAAAGAAAAGCCGCAAAGCGATGCTCAAGCTAGGAATGAAATCTATTCCTGGAGTTAGCCGGGTCACAGTCAAAAAGAGCAAGAAT ATCTTATTTGTGATATCCAAACCGGATGTTTTCAAGAGCCCAACTTCAGACACCTATGTTATCTTTGGTGAGGCAAAGATTGAGGATTTGAGCTCGCAACTGCAGACTCAGGCTGCAGAGCAGTTTAAGGCTCCTGATCTCAGTCATGTGATTTCCAAACCAGAGACCTCAGCCATATCCCAGGACGATGAAGATGTCGATGAGACCGGAGTAGAGCCCAAGGACATTGAGTTGGTGATGACACAAGCAGGAGTCTCTAGACCAAAGGCTGTAAAGGCACTGAAGGCTGCTGATGGAGACATTGTTTCTGCTATCATGGAACTTACCAACTGA
- the LOC101304230 gene encoding pentatricopeptide repeat-containing protein At1g11290-like — protein MSSQLLPLTPLLSITNTKTLPPTISTKLPTPKSTSTLLSQTSERTHHIPSHVYTHPTAILLELCTSMRELHQIFPLIIKNGLYTEHYFHTKLLSLFCKYNSPAEAHRVFDSVGDDKLDVFYHTLLKGYAKSSSLADAISFFCRLKRDGVAPVVYNFTYLLKACGDNADLRRGKEIHGSLITNGFGTNLFSMTGVVNLYAKCRQIDDAYKMFDRMPERDLVSWNTIVAAYAQNGFARRALELVIRMQEEGQRPDSITLVTALPAVADFGSLLIGKSVHAYVIRASFESLVNVSTALLDMYSKCGSVAIARSIFNRMNHKTVVSWNSMIDGYVQNEDPEEAMVIFQKMLDEGFEPTNVTIMEALHACADLGDLERGKFVHKLLDQLNLGYDVSVVNSLISMYSKCKRVDIAAKLFRGLKGKTIVSWNAMILGFAQNGRVSEALSHFCEMQSQNIKPDSFTMVSVIPALAELSVTRQAKWIHGLVVRKCFDKNVFVMTALVDMYAKCGAVHTARKLFDMMDDRHVTTWNSMIDGYGTNGLGKAAVELFNEMKKGKIKPNDITFLCVISACSHAGLVEDGLQLFESMKDDFGLEPAMDHYGAMVDLLGRAGRLNEAWDFIQKMPMEPGITVFGAMLGACRIHKNVELGEKAADRIFELNPIEGGYHVLLANIYYAASMWDKVAKVRTIMEKTGLKKTPGCSLVELKNQVHTFYSGSTSHPQSKRIYTYLETLGDKIKAAGYVPDTNSIHDVEDDVKEQLLNSHSEKLAIAFGLLNTTAGTTIHIRKNLRVCGDCHNATKYISLVTGREIIVRDMHRFHHFKNGTCSCGDYW, from the coding sequence ATGAGCTCACAGCTCTTACCACTCACACCTCTCCTCTCCATAACCAACACCAAAACACTACCACCAACAATATCAACTAAACTCCCAACACCAAAATCAACCTCAACATTGCTTTCCCAAACAAGTGAAAGAACCCACCATATCCCATCTCATGTCTACACCCACCCCACCGCCATCCTCCTCGAGCTCTGCACTTCCATGAGAGAGCTCCACCAAATCTTCCCCCTCATAATCAAGAACGGCCTCTACACCGAGCACTACTTCCACACCAAGCTCCTCAGCCTCTTCTGCAAATACAACAGCCCAGCTGAAGCCCACCGCGTTTTCGACTCCGTCGGGGACGACAAGCTCGACGTTTTCTACCACACTCTTCTCAAAGGCTACGCCAAGAGCTCCTCTCTAGCCGACGCCATTTCCTTCTTCTGCCGATTGAAGCGCGACGGGGTTGCCCCTGTTGTGTATAACTTCACATACTTGCTCAAGGCCTGCGGCGACAATGCTGATCTCAGGAGGGGGAAGGAGATTCATGGCTCATTGATTACCAACGGATTCGGGACTAATCTGTTTTCGATGACCGGAGTTGTTAACCTGTATGCGAAATGCAGGCAGATTGATGATGCATATAAGATGTTTGATAGAATGCCTGAGAGGGACTTGGTGTCTTGGAACACTATTGTTGCGGCTTATGCGCAAAATGGGTTCGCCAGGAGAGCTTTGGAGTTGGTTATAAGGATGCAGGAGGAAGGCCAGAGGCCTGATTCCATCACATTGGTCACTGCATTGCCTGCTGTTGCGGATTTCGGGTCGTTGCTGATCGGGAAGTCGGTTCATGCCTATGTGATAAGAGCCAGTTTTGAGTCACTTGTGAACGTTTCTACGGCCCTGCTAGATATGTATTCGAAATGTGGGTCTGTGGCCATTGCTCGGTCGATTTTCAACAGGATGAATCACAAGACTGTTGTTTCCTGGAATTCCATGATAGATGGGTATGTGCAAAATGAAGATCCTGAGGAAGCAATGGTGATTTTCCAGAAGATGTTGGATGAAGGCTTTGAACCGACGAATGTTACTATTATGGAGGCTTTACATGCTTGTGCTGATTTGGGAGATCTTGAGAGGGGAAAGTTCGTGCATAAATTATTGGATCAACTGAACCTTGGATATGATGTCTCGGTTGTGAATTCTTTGATATCCATGTATTCCAAGTGTAAGAGAGTTGATATCGCTGCAAAGTTGTTTAGAGGCTTAAAGGGTAAGACCATCGTCTCATGGAATGCCATGATATTAGGTTTTGCACAGAATGGGCGCGTCAGCGAGGCTTTAAGTCACTTCTGTGAGATGCAGTCTCAGAATATAAAGCCGGATTCATTTACAATGGTGAGTGTAATTCCAGCTCTTGCAGAGTTATCAGTTACACGTCAGGCTAAGTGGATTCATGGACTTGTTGTAAGAAAGTGTTTTGACAAAAATGTTTTTGTGATGACTGCTCTTGTTGATATGTACGCAAAATGTGGAGCTGTCCACACTGCAAGAAAACTTTTTGACATGATGGATGACCGACATGTGACAACATGGAACAGTATGATCGATGGTTATGGAACAAACGGGCTTGGAAAGGCTGCTGTGGAACTGTTCAACGAAATGAAGAAAGGAAAAATAAAGCCAAATGATATAACATTTCTATGTGTGATATCTGCTTGCTCTCATGCAGGTTTAGTGGAAGACGGTCTTCAATTATTTGAAAGCATGAAGGATGACTTTGGCTTGGAGCCAGCAATGGATCACTATGGTGCCATGGTTGATCTTCTTGGTCGAGCTGGCCGACTAAATGAGGCGTGGGATTTTATTCAAAAGATGCCTATGGAACCTGGCATTACAGTCTTCGGCGCAATGTTAGGAGCTTGCAGAATTCATAAAAATGTTGAATTGGGGGAAAAGGCAGCAGATAGAATATTTGAGTTGAACCCTATTGAAGGTGGATACCATGTTTTGCTTGCTAACATATATTATGCAGCTTCAATGTGGGACAAAGTGGCCAAAGTACGAACAATAATGGAGAAGACAGGGCTCAAGAAAACTCCAGGCTGCAGTTTAGTGGAATTAAAGAACCAGGTTCACACTTTCTATTCCGGAAGTACAAGCCATCCCCAATCCAAGAGAATATATACTTATTTGGAGACACTGGGAGATAAGATCAAGGCTGCTGGTTATGTGCCGGACACAAATTCAATTCATGATGTGGAAGATGATGTCAAGGAGCAACTGCTAAATAGCCATAGTGAGAAGCTGGCAATTGCATTCGGACTCTTGAATACTACCGCAGGTACAACAATACACATTCGAAAGAACCTACGAGTTTGTGGTGATTGCCACAATGCAACCAAGTACATTTCACTAGTGACTGGAAGGGAAATCATAGTGCGTGATATGCATCGGTTCCATCATTTCAAGAATGGCACTTGCTCATGTGGAGATTATTGGTGA
- the LOC101303357 gene encoding uncharacterized protein LOC101303357, with product MAETTSFMTNKYWVLRHGRSIPNEKGLIVSSLENGTRPEYQLAPHGVHEAQLAADLFKKLLEESCTPLANVRICYSPFSRTTQTARIVASVLDIQLEGPQCKVMETLRERFFGPSFELGSRDEYNDIYGTLDEKDPLMRPEGGESVDDVASRLAEAMVTMESLFQGCTILVVCHGDPLQILQAILNATKLNTESSYDGLASRIKNVRAPSILSQHRKFNLRTGELRAVI from the exons ATGGCGGAGACGACGTCGTTCATGACAAACAAATACTGGGTATTGAGGCACGGCAGGAGCATTCCAAACGAGAAGGGCCTCATTGTTTCCTCCTTG GAAAATGGTACCCGCCCAGAATATCAATTGGCGCCACATGGTGTTCATGAGGCACAATTAGCTGCAGATTTGTTCAAAAAG TTACTCGAGGAAAGTTGCACACCACTTGCAAATGTCCGCATTTGTTACTCTCCGTTTTCGCGAACAACTCAGACTGCTCGAATTGTTGCATCTGTCTTGGACATTCAATTAGAGGGTCCTCAATGTAAG GTGATGGAAACTCTCCGTGAACGCTTCTTTGGTCCTTCATTTGAGCTTGGGTCTCGTGATGAA TACAATGATATATATGGCACACTTGATGAGAAAGATCCTCTGATGAGGCCAGAAGGCGGAGAAAGTGTTGATGATGTTGCATCTAGACTTGCAGAGGCTATGGTAACTATGGAGTCTCTATTTCAAGG GTGCACGATCTTAGTAGTTTGTCATGGTGATCCCCTACAAATCTTGCAAGCTATACTGAATGCTACTAAACTAAACACCGAATCCAGTTATGACGGCTTGGCATCAAGAATTAAAAATGTTAGAGCTCCTTCCATCTTGTCACAGCACAGGAAATTTAATCTGCGAACTGGAGAGCTCCGGGCAGTTATATGA
- the LOC101303640 gene encoding uncharacterized protein LOC101303640, whose product MKATMAMGIGAANGTFRTDWEDHSWNRKTMLPLPYTYFHVTLQPPRHHQLIVCSSLESDGAKGSGTTARGRRLLKIREDKRRREYERLHNYPAWAKVLENACKDDAELRALLGDSIGNPELMRKRVEERVRQKGRDFRKSKTGSVLAFKVSFRDFNPLDSYIWFEFFGSLSDRDVDLFGSVIQSWYVMGRLGAFNSTNLQLANSSMEYNPLYDVDKGFKVMPSSFHEISDIEFQDNWGRVWVDLGTADYFAVDVLLNCLTVLSSEYIGIQQIVFGGQRIGDWEEGMTNAEYGYKYFKI is encoded by the exons ATGAAGGCGACCATGGCCATGGGCATAGGGGCAGCCAACGGCACGTTTAGAACTGATTGGGAGGATCATTCATGGAACAGGAAAACAATGTTGCCATTGCCGTATACCTATTTTCATGTAACACTACAGCCACCTCGTCATCACCAACTAATAGTATGTTCAAGCTTGGAGTCGGATGGGGCAAAAGGCTCAGGAACCACAGCCAGAGGACGCAGACTTCTTAAAATCCGTGAAGATAAGAGAAGGCGCGAGTACGAACGCCTTCACAACTATCCTGCTTGGGCCAA AGTGTTAGAAAATGCGTGCAAAGATGATGCTGAGCTTAGAGCCCTTCTGGGAGATAGCATCGGAAACCCTGAGCTCATGAGGAAAAGGGTTGAAGAAAGAGTTCGCCAGAAGGGCAGAGACTTCCGCAAATCAAAAACTGGTTCAGTCCTTGCCTTCAAAGTCTCCTTCAGAGA CTTCAATCCCCTTGATTCTTACATTTGGTTTGAATTCTTTGGATCACTGTCTGATCGTGATGTTGATCTCTTTGGAAGT GTTATTCAGTCATGGTATGTTATGGGACGCTTGGGTGCCTTTAATTCTACTAATCTGCAG TTGGCAAATTCATCTATGGAGTACAATCCCCTCTATGATGTGGATAAGGGTTTCAAAGTGATGCCATCTTCATTTCATGAGATCAGTGACATTGAGTTTCAAGATAACTGGGGTCGTGTTTG GGTAGACCTGGGTACAGCTGACTATTTTGCTGTTGATGTACTCCTCAACTGCTTGACAGTCTTAAGTTCAGA ATATATAGGTATTCAGCAGATAGTTTTTGGTGGTCAGAGAATCGGCGATTGGGAAGAGGGAATGACCAACGCAGAGTATGGATATAAGTACTTCAAGATTTAA
- the LOC101303931 gene encoding aladin-like produces the protein MPCFPQPGSVTVCEINRDLITSENLSDDGAKETYGKILGMTFSPVPFQSEVGPPPTPDHETPPTKGFLQSFFHPNHVSLLPEVDLQGLSWHPHKHVIAFICGSNQVLVRDYEDSEGKEPCILANESQKDVKVLEWRPNGGRTLAVACSGGICIWAASFPGSVASVRSGASSFLGTLSRGSGIRYTLVDFLRSHNKEQITALSWSPDGRYLASGSYESSSFTIWDVAQGIGTPIRRGLAGISILKWSPTGDYFFSAKFDGSFYLWETNTWVSESWSSTTGFVKGASWDPDGRMILLAFSKSSSLGSIHFASKPPSLDAHLLPVELPEITALTKSQGIEKIAWDASGERLAVSFKDCDELYSGLIAIYDVRRTPLISASLIGFIRGPGECPKPIAFSFHDKFKQGPLLSVCWSSGFCCTYPLIFRSHILP, from the exons ATGCCTTGCTTTCCCCAACCCGGTTCCGTCACCGTTTGCGAAATCAATCGCGACCTCA TCACTTCTGAAAACCTCTCGGATGATGGAGCCAAAGAAACCTACGGCAAGATTCTG GGAATGACATTCAGCCCGGTTCCATTTCAATCAGAAGTCGGGCCTCCACCGACTCCGGACCACGAAACGCCTCCAACAAAGGGATTCCTACAAAGCTTCTTCCATCCTAACCAT GTGAGCTTGTTACCAGAAGTTGATCTTCAAGGGCTGAGCTGGCACCCACATAAACATGTTATAGCATTTATATGTGGCTCTAATCAAGTTTTGGTTCGGGATTATGAGGATTCAG AAGGGAAGGAGCCATGCATTTTGGCTAATGAATCTCAGAAAGACGTCAAGGTACTTGAATGGAGGCCAAATGGTGGGAGAACACTTGCTGTGGCATGCAG TGGTGGGATCTGCATTTGGGCCGCTTCTTTCCCTGGCAGTGTTGCATCTGTGAGATCTGGTGCTTCTTCCTTCTTGGGAACTCTCTCCAGAGGTTCTGGAATCCGATATACTTTGGTGGATTTTCTTCGGAGTCATAACAAGGAACAGATTACTGCGCTTTCCTGGAGTCCTGATGGAAG ATATTTGGCTTCTGGTTCTTATGAGAGTTCATCATTTACCATATGGGATGTTGCTCAAG GGATTGGGACACCTATTCGACGCGGACTAGCTGGCATATCAATACTGAAGTGGTCACCAACTGGCGATTACTTTTTCTCTGCAAAATT TGATGGATCGTTTTATCTTTGGGAGACAAACACATGGGTATCTGAATCGTGGTCGTCAACTACCGGCTTTGTAAAG GGAGCATCATGGGATCCTGATGGGCGTATGATACTTCTTGCTTTCTCTAAATCTTCAAGTTTGGGGTCCATTCACTTTGCTTCAAAGCCGCCATCACTGG ATGCTCACCTATTACCTGTTGAACTACCAGAGATTACAGCCTTAACAAAGAG TCAGGGCATTGAGAAGATAGCTTGGGATGCTTCGGGAGAGCGATTGGCTGTATCTTTTAAAGATTGCGATGAGTTGTATAGTGGTCTTATTGCCATCTATGATGTTAGAAGGACTCCTCTAATCTCTGCATCATTAAT TGGGTTTATCAGAGGACCTGGGGAGTGTCCAAAGCCTATAGCATTTTCATTTCATGACAAGTTTAAGCAGGGACCATTGCTTTCTGTG TGTTGGAGCAGTGGATTTTGCTGTACCTACCCTCTGATATTCCGTTCCCATATTCTTCCCTAG